A window from Pseudooceanicola algae encodes these proteins:
- a CDS encoding VOC family protein, with translation MTLRPSIPIHPETSIGHIHLKVADIDRALDFYVGVLGFELQAEFGKQAAFLSAGGYHHHIGLNTWESRDGCAAPAGCTGLYHAAILYPTRAALADALRRLNEADIALDGASDHGVSEALYLTDPDGNAIELYRDRPMKDWPRQPDGSLAMYNAPLDLKALLAEAPLTT, from the coding sequence ATGACCCTGCGCCCAAGTATCCCAATCCATCCCGAGACCTCGATCGGTCACATCCATCTCAAGGTCGCCGATATCGACCGGGCGCTGGATTTCTACGTCGGCGTCCTGGGGTTCGAGCTTCAGGCCGAATTCGGCAAACAGGCGGCCTTCCTGTCCGCTGGTGGCTATCATCACCATATCGGCCTCAACACCTGGGAATCGCGCGATGGCTGCGCAGCCCCGGCGGGCTGTACCGGGCTGTACCATGCCGCCATCCTCTACCCGACCCGGGCCGCTCTGGCCGATGCCCTGCGCCGTCTGAACGAGGCGGACATTGCCCTTGACGGGGCCTCGGATCACGGGGTCAGCGAGGCGCTCTACCTCACCGACCCGGATGGCAATGCGATCGAGCTTTACCGCGACCGCCCGATGAAGGACTGGCCGCGCCAGCCCGACGGGTCGCTGGCGATGTACAATGCGCCGTTGGACCTGAAGGCCCTGCTGGCCGAGGCGCCGCTGACCACCTGA
- a CDS encoding TetR/AcrR family transcriptional regulator, protein MGRLGRPLAMEAEERREKIFAVAEALFCAHGYRAVSMAQIAAAAGMSKRTIYGAFMSKEDLLNGLIASSLVWDDSVESLPADPVDRLRLQVRRVTRRVLSERHINLCRLAISESMDKETLAHSFLEHGILRSRRAVIETLSQVDPARCRVDLPAETMASMLFGAGSAVSLVTALMGGPMPDLDHQVALAEAVVTALFLPA, encoded by the coding sequence ATGGGACGGTTGGGGCGACCCTTGGCCATGGAGGCCGAGGAACGGCGCGAAAAGATCTTTGCCGTCGCCGAGGCGCTGTTCTGCGCCCATGGCTATCGCGCGGTCTCCATGGCGCAGATCGCTGCGGCGGCGGGCATGTCGAAACGCACGATCTATGGCGCCTTCATGTCGAAAGAGGACCTGCTGAACGGGTTGATCGCCTCGTCCCTTGTCTGGGATGACAGCGTCGAAAGCCTGCCTGCCGATCCCGTCGACCGCCTGCGCCTGCAGGTCCGGCGGGTGACCCGGCGCGTCTTGTCAGAGCGTCACATCAACCTTTGTCGTCTGGCGATTTCGGAAAGCATGGACAAGGAAACCCTGGCGCATAGCTTTCTGGAACATGGCATCCTTCGCAGCCGCCGCGCGGTGATCGAAACGCTGTCGCAGGTCGACCCAGCCCGCTGTCGGGTCGACCTGCCCGCTGAAACAATGGCCAGCATGTTGTTCGGGGCGGGCAGTGCAGTCAGCCTAGTAACGGCACTGATGGGCGGGCCGATGCCGGATCTCGACCATCAGGTCGCACTGGCCGAGGCCGTGGTCACGGCGCTGTTCCTGCCTGCCTGA
- a CDS encoding GNAT family N-acetyltransferase, translated as MTTSRPIGPVVPGWRPAMVPPSDLVLTGRLIRLVPLRADRHAAALHGAYGGAGWIWDYMPVGPFATEAEYAAWVRSTETDPATVFFAIESLADGAPVGVASYLNIAPANGSVEVGNIAFAPVLQGRPEATEAMVLMMRWAFSNGYRRYEWKCNALNLPSRRAAQRLGFSFEGVFRQHMVVKGRNRDTAWLAITDAQWPGLSQRFDAWLAPENFDGSGRQITRLSVLTSPLRVASDPAL; from the coding sequence ATGACCACTTCCCGCCCCATCGGACCTGTCGTCCCGGGTTGGCGCCCGGCAATGGTGCCGCCTTCCGACCTTGTCCTGACCGGCAGGCTGATCCGTCTCGTGCCGCTGCGCGCCGACCGTCATGCGGCGGCCCTGCATGGGGCCTATGGCGGCGCGGGCTGGATCTGGGATTACATGCCGGTCGGCCCCTTCGCGACAGAGGCGGAGTACGCCGCCTGGGTCAGGTCCACGGAAACCGACCCCGCGACGGTCTTTTTCGCGATTGAATCTCTGGCGGACGGGGCCCCGGTGGGGGTGGCGAGCTATCTCAACATCGCGCCCGCCAACGGGTCGGTCGAGGTCGGCAACATCGCCTTCGCCCCGGTCCTGCAGGGCCGCCCCGAAGCGACCGAGGCCATGGTGCTGATGATGCGATGGGCCTTTTCCAACGGCTATCGGCGATATGAATGGAAATGCAATGCGCTGAACCTGCCGTCCCGGCGGGCGGCGCAACGGCTGGGTTTCAGCTTCGAAGGGGTCTTTCGTCAGCACATGGTGGTGAAGGGGCGCAATCGCGACACGGCCTGGCTGGCGATCACGGATGCGCAATGGCCTGGGCTGTCGCAACGGTTCGACGCCTGGCTGGCACCGGAGAATTTCGACGGGTCAGGGCGTCAGATCACCCGGCTAAGCGTGCTGACCTCGCCGCTGCGGGTCGCCTCCGACCCCGCGCTCTGA
- the murJ gene encoding murein biosynthesis integral membrane protein MurJ encodes MTPIRLASGVFTVGFWTLLSRVLGLARDIIILAALGTGPVYEAFIVAFRLPNMFRRFFAEGAFNMAFVPLFSKKLEADEDARDFMNQAFSGLAAVLILLTLIAMAAMPWLILGLASGFKGQEQFALSVHFGRIAFPYILFISLAALLSGVLNAAGRFAAAAAAPVLLNLLFIAMLLGADALGWAYGKALIWTVPIAGVAQFALLWHAAHKAGFPVRLLRPRWSPDMKRLVRIAIPAALAGGVVQVNLLVGQQVASYFDRAVGWLFTADRLYQLPLGVVGIAIGIVLLPDLSRRLKAGDDAGSRNALSRAAELALALTLPCAVALMVIPLPLVSVLFERGAARPEDSRAIALAVAVYGLGLPAFVLQKVLQPLFFAREDTRRPFNYAVVAMIANAAFAIGLAPVIGWIAAALATTVAGWIMVVQLLLGARSMGDIARFDSRFSARVWRILLAALIMGAALWPAAQWLDAWLHADYIRYPTLALLIAWGCLTYFLAGTLVGAFTLKDFRQAVKRGR; translated from the coding sequence TTGACGCCCATCCGTCTGGCCTCCGGGGTCTTCACGGTTGGTTTCTGGACCCTGCTCAGCCGGGTGCTTGGGCTGGCGCGGGATATCATCATCCTTGCCGCCCTGGGCACCGGCCCGGTCTACGAAGCCTTCATCGTCGCCTTCCGCCTGCCCAACATGTTCCGCAGGTTCTTTGCCGAAGGGGCGTTCAACATGGCCTTCGTGCCGCTGTTTTCCAAGAAACTGGAAGCGGACGAAGATGCCAGGGATTTCATGAACCAGGCCTTTTCCGGTCTGGCGGCGGTGCTGATCCTGCTGACGCTGATCGCCATGGCCGCGATGCCCTGGCTGATCCTTGGCCTGGCCTCCGGGTTCAAGGGGCAGGAACAATTCGCCCTGTCGGTGCATTTCGGGCGCATCGCCTTTCCCTATATCCTGTTCATCTCGCTGGCGGCCTTGCTGTCGGGCGTGCTGAACGCGGCCGGGCGCTTTGCCGCCGCCGCCGCCGCGCCGGTGCTGCTGAACCTGCTGTTCATCGCCATGCTGCTGGGGGCCGATGCCCTTGGCTGGGCCTATGGCAAGGCGCTGATCTGGACGGTGCCGATTGCCGGCGTGGCGCAATTCGCCCTGCTCTGGCATGCGGCGCACAAGGCCGGTTTCCCGGTGCGCCTGCTGCGCCCACGCTGGAGCCCGGACATGAAGCGCCTGGTGCGCATCGCCATTCCCGCCGCCCTTGCGGGGGGCGTGGTACAGGTGAACCTGCTGGTCGGCCAGCAGGTCGCCAGCTATTTCGACCGCGCCGTGGGCTGGTTGTTCACCGCCGACCGCCTCTATCAGTTGCCGCTTGGCGTGGTGGGAATCGCCATCGGCATCGTGCTGCTGCCGGATCTGTCGCGACGCCTGAAGGCGGGCGACGACGCAGGGTCGCGCAATGCCTTGTCGCGGGCGGCTGAACTGGCGCTGGCGCTGACCCTGCCCTGTGCCGTGGCGCTGATGGTGATCCCACTGCCGCTGGTCTCGGTCCTGTTTGAACGTGGCGCCGCCCGGCCCGAAGACAGCCGCGCCATCGCCCTGGCCGTCGCGGTCTATGGCCTCGGCCTGCCTGCCTTCGTGCTGCAAAAGGTGCTGCAACCGCTGTTCTTCGCCCGCGAAGATACCCGGCGCCCGTTCAATTATGCGGTCGTTGCGATGATCGCAAATGCCGCCTTCGCCATCGGCCTTGCCCCGGTGATCGGCTGGATCGCCGCTGCCCTGGCAACCACGGTCGCGGGCTGGATCATGGTGGTGCAGCTACTGCTCGGCGCCCGGTCCATGGGCGACATCGCCCGGTTCGACAGCCGGTTCAGCGCCCGGGTCTGGCGCATCCTGCTGGCCGCGCTCATCATGGGGGCAGCCCTGTGGCCTGCCGCGCAATGGCTGGACGCCTGGCTGCATGCGGACTACATTCGCTACCCGACGCTGGCCTTGCTGATCGCATGGGGCTGCCTGACGTATTTCCTGGCCGGAACGCTGGTCGGGGCCTTCACGCTGAAGGACTTTCGCCAGGCCGTGAAACGCGGCCGATGA
- a CDS encoding rhomboid family intramembrane serine protease: MQDPNMTRPEGPVNAVPPVIVVIFIAIIGIEGIFSLANAGLVGGPQSVGWRLAALQDYGFFPAYLDFMLQTGQFPLDGLMRFVTYPFVNGAFTQAVIAGVMLLALGKFVGEAMRPVGLAVLFFASSIVGALVFGLIAPPQQALFGAFPAVYGFIGAYSYMLWIFYRVAGERQIAAFRLIGLLMGIQLLFAIFFDVGLTWVAELVGFAAGFALAPLLLPGGLARLRAKLQRR; this comes from the coding sequence ATGCAGGACCCCAACATGACACGCCCCGAAGGGCCGGTGAATGCCGTGCCGCCGGTGATCGTGGTGATCTTCATCGCCATCATCGGGATCGAGGGGATCTTTTCCCTGGCCAATGCCGGCCTTGTCGGCGGACCGCAATCGGTCGGCTGGCGGCTGGCTGCATTGCAGGACTACGGGTTCTTCCCCGCCTATCTCGATTTCATGCTCCAGACGGGGCAATTTCCCCTGGATGGGCTGATGCGCTTTGTCACCTACCCCTTTGTCAACGGTGCCTTCACCCAGGCCGTGATCGCCGGTGTCATGCTGCTGGCCCTCGGCAAGTTCGTCGGAGAGGCGATGCGTCCGGTCGGTCTGGCGGTCCTGTTCTTTGCCAGTTCCATCGTCGGAGCCCTGGTCTTTGGCCTGATCGCCCCGCCGCAGCAGGCCCTTTTCGGAGCCTTCCCGGCGGTTTACGGTTTTATCGGCGCCTATAGCTACATGTTGTGGATCTTCTACCGCGTCGCCGGGGAACGCCAGATTGCGGCCTTCCGGCTGATCGGGCTGCTGATGGGTATCCAGCTGCTGTTCGCGATCTTCTTTGACGTCGGCCTGACCTGGGTGGCCGAGCTGGTAGGCTTTGCGGCCGGTTTCGCGCTGGCCCCGCTATTGCTGCCTGGCGGCCTGGCGCGGCTGCGGGCAAAGCTTCAGCGGCGCTAG
- the aspS gene encoding aspartate--tRNA ligase: MHQYRSHSCAGLTKADVGDTVRLSGWVHRVRDHGGILFIDLRDHYGTTQVLCDPDSPVFAEVEKVRSEWCIRIDGTVKARDPELVNAKLPTGEIEVFVRDIEVLGASKELPLMVFGDQEYPEETRLRYRYLDLRREQMQKNMILRSDVVSSIRKRMWDLSFKEFQTPIITASSPEGARDFLVPSRLHPGKFYALPQAPQQFKQLLMVSGFDKYFQIAPCFRDEDPRADRSPTDFYQLDMEMSFVTQQDIFDTISPVIGGIFEEFGGGKSVDAPASWPQISYKDAALKYGSDKPDLRNPIEMQVVSEHFAGSGFAIFAKLLEQDGTEIRAIPAPKGGSRKFCDRMNAFAQKEGLPGMGYIFWRERQEPNSTARELKKWIGNRMVDEVKLQEIKEAVVKNGFEEAVEVIEQIAALIRDGDPLDIKIAEAKQRLYYPGAGELEAAGPLAKNIGPERTEAIRQQLGLGVGDAAFFLGGKPKQFEAVAGRARNVIGEELGLTDQNRFAFAWIVDFPIYEKDEETGKLDFEHNPFSMPQGGMEALQGDPLDVRGYQYDLACNGYELVSGAIRNHKPEIMFKAFEIAGYGKDEVTKRFGGMVNAFQYGAPPHGGCAAGIDRIVMLLAEEQNIREVILFPMNQRAEDLMMSAPSEPLSEQLMELHLRVIPQE, translated from the coding sequence ATGCACCAGTATCGCAGCCATTCCTGCGCAGGCCTGACCAAGGCCGATGTCGGCGACACTGTTCGCCTTTCCGGCTGGGTACATCGGGTCCGCGATCACGGCGGCATCCTGTTCATCGACCTGCGCGACCACTACGGCACAACGCAGGTCCTGTGCGACCCCGACAGCCCGGTCTTCGCCGAGGTCGAGAAGGTGCGCTCCGAATGGTGCATCCGCATCGACGGCACCGTGAAGGCCCGCGACCCCGAGCTGGTGAACGCCAAGCTGCCGACCGGCGAAATCGAGGTCTTCGTGCGCGACATCGAGGTGCTGGGCGCGTCGAAGGAACTGCCGCTGATGGTCTTCGGCGATCAGGAATACCCCGAGGAAACCCGCCTGCGCTATCGCTACCTCGATCTGCGCCGCGAGCAGATGCAGAAGAACATGATCCTGCGTTCCGACGTCGTCAGCTCGATCCGCAAGCGGATGTGGGACCTCAGCTTCAAGGAATTCCAGACGCCGATCATCACGGCCTCCAGCCCCGAAGGCGCGCGCGACTTCCTCGTGCCGTCGCGCCTGCACCCGGGCAAGTTCTATGCCCTGCCGCAGGCCCCGCAGCAGTTCAAGCAGCTGCTGATGGTCTCGGGCTTCGACAAGTATTTCCAGATCGCGCCCTGCTTCCGCGACGAGGACCCGCGCGCCGACCGTTCGCCCACCGATTTCTACCAGCTCGACATGGAGATGTCCTTCGTCACCCAGCAGGACATCTTCGACACGATCAGCCCGGTCATCGGCGGCATCTTCGAGGAATTCGGCGGCGGCAAGTCCGTCGACGCGCCGGCAAGCTGGCCGCAGATCTCCTACAAGGACGCGGCGCTGAAGTACGGTTCCGACAAGCCCGACCTGCGCAACCCGATCGAGATGCAGGTCGTGTCCGAGCATTTCGCCGGCTCCGGTTTTGCCATCTTCGCCAAGCTGCTGGAACAGGACGGTACCGAGATCCGCGCCATCCCCGCGCCCAAGGGCGGTAGCCGCAAGTTCTGCGACCGCATGAACGCCTTTGCCCAGAAGGAAGGTCTGCCCGGCATGGGCTACATCTTCTGGCGCGAGCGGCAGGAGCCGAATTCAACCGCTAGGGAGTTGAAGAAATGGATCGGCAACCGGATGGTGGATGAGGTCAAGCTGCAGGAAATCAAGGAAGCTGTGGTAAAAAATGGGTTCGAAGAGGCCGTTGAGGTAATCGAGCAGATCGCAGCGTTGATCCGCGACGGTGACCCACTGGATATCAAGATCGCGGAGGCCAAGCAGCGGCTTTATTATCCCGGTGCTGGAGAATTGGAAGCCGCCGGTCCCTTGGCCAAGAACATCGGCCCCGAGCGGACCGAGGCGATCCGCCAGCAGCTGGGTCTTGGTGTCGGCGACGCGGCCTTCTTCCTGGGCGGCAAGCCCAAGCAGTTCGAAGCCGTCGCGGGCCGTGCCCGCAACGTCATCGGCGAGGAACTGGGCCTGACCGATCAGAACCGCTTCGCCTTTGCCTGGATCGTCGATTTCCCGATCTACGAAAAGGACGAGGAAACCGGCAAGCTGGACTTCGAGCACAACCCCTTCTCCATGCCGCAGGGCGGGATGGAGGCGCTGCAAGGCGATCCGCTGGACGTGCGCGGCTACCAGTATGACCTGGCGTGCAACGGCTATGAACTTGTCAGCGGCGCGATCCGGAACCACAAGCCCGAGATCATGTTCAAGGCTTTCGAAATCGCCGGTTACGGCAAGGACGAAGTCACCAAGCGCTTTGGTGGCATGGTCAACGCCTTCCAGTACGGCGCCCCGCCGCACGGTGGCTGCGCGGCCGGTATCGACCGGATCGTCATGCTGCTGGCCGAGGAACAGAACATCCGCGAAGTGATCCTGTTCCCGATGAACCAGCGTGCCGAGGACCTGATGATGTCGGCGCCGTCCGAGCCGCTGTCCGAGCAACTGATGGAACTGCATCTGCGGGTCATCCCGCAGGAGTGA
- a CDS encoding phospholipase D family protein — protein MPSDRTHHARTEPLVTAAEMFPALERLCLNAREELLMSFRILDPLTRLRSDEAAELELSNWAELIAHVASRGVKVRLLIADFDPLFTAELHQDAWRCARQFAQRQPAGTEILCAPHEAASAPVWKRVFANKIHERIEALKRYAPEQLTPLQQRALKGEITLRPATMHQKFAIADGRTAVIGGIDVNERRWDDEDHSRRPEETWHDVSIKVSGLAVPDLRRHFAECWDRSIAADAVSFGAEPSPVAETRALDKQRRIATGPRLLRTQSHAAKGRWRIGPVPEVTEHEDAHIAAFESAGRLIYIETQFFRHLPLARSLASMAASAPRLQVILVLPTEPERVIFDGHDGMDVRHAQALQLSCLTVLRRAFGDRLAVVAPAQPRRAPEHTPMPLHSAGIVYLHSKVTLVDDHIGIVGSANLNGRSMRWDTEASLQFHGERDVQAMRQKLMSNWLRGREKGMDPTRAADWTRIAEEEAARDPEDREAYILPWPEARNRRFARPVPILPAEMF, from the coding sequence ATGCCATCGGACAGGACGCATCACGCCCGGACCGAACCGCTTGTCACGGCTGCCGAGATGTTCCCGGCGCTGGAACGGCTTTGTCTGAATGCGCGGGAGGAACTGCTGATGTCCTTCCGCATCCTCGACCCGCTGACCCGGTTGCGCAGCGACGAAGCGGCCGAACTGGAGCTTAGCAACTGGGCCGAACTGATTGCGCATGTCGCCTCGCGCGGGGTCAAGGTGCGGCTGCTGATCGCGGATTTCGATCCCCTGTTCACCGCAGAACTGCACCAGGATGCCTGGCGCTGCGCCCGGCAGTTCGCGCAACGCCAGCCCGCCGGGACCGAGATCCTTTGCGCGCCCCACGAGGCCGCCTCTGCCCCGGTCTGGAAACGGGTCTTCGCCAACAAGATCCACGAACGGATCGAGGCGCTGAAACGTTATGCCCCTGAACAGCTGACGCCCCTGCAACAGCGCGCCCTGAAGGGCGAGATCACCCTGCGCCCGGCGACGATGCACCAGAAATTCGCCATTGCCGATGGACGGACCGCCGTGATCGGCGGCATCGATGTCAACGAACGCCGCTGGGATGACGAAGACCATTCGCGCCGCCCCGAAGAGACCTGGCACGACGTCAGCATCAAGGTCTCGGGTCTGGCCGTACCCGACCTGCGGCGCCATTTCGCGGAATGCTGGGATCGCTCGATCGCGGCAGATGCCGTGAGCTTCGGCGCAGAGCCCAGCCCCGTGGCCGAGACCCGCGCGCTGGACAAGCAACGCCGCATCGCCACCGGCCCCCGCCTGCTGCGCACGCAGTCCCATGCGGCCAAGGGACGCTGGCGCATCGGCCCCGTCCCTGAGGTCACGGAACACGAAGACGCCCATATCGCGGCTTTCGAAAGCGCCGGGCGGCTGATCTATATCGAGACCCAGTTCTTTCGCCACCTGCCGCTGGCCCGGTCGCTTGCCAGCATGGCCGCATCCGCGCCCCGCCTTCAGGTCATCCTGGTCCTGCCGACCGAACCCGAGCGGGTGATCTTCGATGGCCATGACGGCATGGATGTGCGCCACGCCCAGGCGCTGCAGCTATCCTGCCTGACGGTGCTGCGCCGCGCCTTCGGGGACCGCCTTGCGGTGGTCGCCCCGGCGCAGCCCCGCCGTGCGCCGGAACATACGCCGATGCCGCTGCATTCGGCCGGCATCGTCTATCTGCATTCGAAGGTGACGCTGGTCGATGACCATATCGGCATCGTCGGGTCGGCCAACCTCAACGGACGCTCGATGCGGTGGGACACCGAGGCATCGCTGCAGTTTCACGGTGAACGCGACGTGCAGGCGATGCGTCAGAAGCTGATGTCGAACTGGCTTCGTGGCCGGGAAAAGGGCATGGACCCGACCCGCGCCGCCGACTGGACCCGGATTGCAGAGGAAGAAGCCGCGCGCGACCCCGAGGACCGCGAGGCCTATATCCTGCCCTGGCCCGAGGCCCGCAACCGACGCTTTGCCCGCCCGGTCCCGATCCTGCCGGCCGAGATGTTCTGA
- a CDS encoding hemerythrin domain-containing protein, with protein sequence MPSIYDAIKQDHDRHRALLGKIDGTEGDSAERREAWDAFYHDVKSHAAAEEETFYSKLMSKTWGQDAARHSVQEHAEMDEILEELRDTDMSSPAWLQRFRVLKHDYEHHMDEEEEDIFARAKEVIGAEENDAYGDKFLARKDKEAGIIEEKRADALED encoded by the coding sequence ATGCCTTCGATCTATGACGCCATCAAGCAGGACCACGACCGCCACCGCGCCCTTCTGGGCAAGATCGACGGGACCGAAGGCGACAGCGCCGAGCGTCGCGAGGCCTGGGATGCATTCTATCACGATGTGAAAAGCCACGCGGCCGCCGAGGAAGAGACCTTTTATTCCAAGCTGATGAGCAAGACCTGGGGACAGGACGCCGCCCGCCATTCGGTGCAGGAACATGCCGAGATGGACGAGATCCTCGAGGAATTGCGCGACACCGATATGAGCTCGCCCGCATGGCTGCAACGGTTCCGGGTGCTGAAGCACGATTACGAACACCACATGGACGAAGAAGAAGAAGACATCTTTGCCCGCGCCAAGGAAGTGATCGGGGCCGAGGAAAACGACGCCTATGGCGACAAGTTCCTGGCCCGCAAGGACAAGGAAGCCGGGATCATCGAGGAAAAGCGCGCCGACGCGCTGGAAGACTGA
- a CDS encoding SAM-dependent methyltransferase, translating into MWESLLSKFLERAITKGRLRVTYADGSHRTFGPGPGAPEVAITLHDPTLPRKLIWDLELAVCEAYMDARLTIEDDDLYGLISLGILNLRGKDPAWWQKPVQGLRLALRRLAQFNPVGKAQENVARHYDLSGALYDLFLDADRQYSCAYFPRDGMTLEQAQAAKKAHIADKLLIEPGMTVLDIGCGWGGMGLTLARDYGARVVGVTLSKEQHAIAVERARQAGLEDRVDFRLQDYRHVTETFDRVVSVGMFEHVGVPHYREYFHHVKQCLKPDGIALIHTIGRSDPPTTTAAFITKYIFPGGYVPAMSEAMSAVEKERLVTTDVEVWRLHYAETLKAWYDRFMANADKAEALYDARFVRMWRLYLIASELTFRLNDQVVFQFQLARDQKAVPLTRDYLYNPAAEDAAQATAAQ; encoded by the coding sequence ATGTGGGAAAGCCTGCTCAGCAAATTTCTTGAACGCGCCATCACGAAAGGTCGTCTGCGCGTGACCTATGCGGATGGCAGCCACAGGACCTTCGGCCCCGGACCCGGGGCGCCCGAGGTGGCGATCACGCTGCATGATCCGACGTTACCGCGCAAGCTGATCTGGGATCTCGAACTGGCGGTCTGCGAAGCCTACATGGACGCGCGCCTGACCATCGAAGACGATGACCTCTACGGGTTGATCAGCCTGGGCATCCTGAACCTGCGCGGCAAGGATCCCGCATGGTGGCAGAAGCCGGTGCAGGGGCTGCGCCTTGCGTTGCGGCGGCTGGCGCAATTCAACCCGGTCGGCAAGGCACAGGAAAACGTGGCCCGGCATTATGACCTGTCCGGGGCGCTCTACGATCTGTTCCTCGATGCGGACCGGCAATATTCCTGCGCCTATTTCCCCCGTGACGGGATGACCCTTGAACAGGCGCAGGCGGCCAAGAAAGCGCATATCGCGGACAAGTTGCTGATCGAGCCGGGGATGACCGTGCTGGACATCGGTTGCGGCTGGGGCGGCATGGGTCTGACGCTGGCGCGCGATTACGGGGCGCGGGTGGTCGGCGTGACCCTGTCGAAGGAACAGCACGCCATTGCGGTCGAACGCGCCCGGCAGGCCGGGCTGGAGGATCGCGTCGACTTCCGCCTGCAGGATTACCGTCATGTCACCGAAACCTTCGACCGTGTGGTCTCGGTCGGGATGTTCGAACATGTGGGCGTGCCGCATTACCGGGAATACTTCCATCATGTGAAGCAATGCCTGAAACCCGACGGCATCGCGCTGATCCATACAATCGGGCGCAGCGACCCGCCCACGACCACCGCCGCCTTCATTACCAAGTACATCTTCCCCGGCGGCTATGTGCCCGCCATGTCCGAAGCCATGTCGGCGGTGGAAAAGGAACGCCTCGTCACCACGGATGTCGAGGTCTGGCGCCTGCATTATGCCGAGACCCTGAAGGCCTGGTACGACCGCTTCATGGCGAACGCCGACAAGGCCGAGGCGCTGTACGACGCGCGTTTCGTTCGGATGTGGCGGCTCTACCTGATCGCCAGCGAGCTGACCTTCCGGCTGAACGACCAGGTGGTGTTCCAGTTCCAGCTGGCCCGCGACCAGAAGGCCGTCCCGCTGACCCGCGACTACCTGTACAACCCCGCCGCAGAAGACGCGGCCCAGGCGACCGCCGCGCAGTAG
- the trpS gene encoding tryptophan--tRNA ligase → MTDATEATQAAFTPRAFSGIQPSGGLTLGNYLGAMRRFVDWQDRGLKEGFETIFCMVDLHAITVWQDPDALRRQTRELAAGYIASGLDPAKSILFNQSQVPEHAQLAWIFNCVARVGWMQRMTQWKDKAGKNQQNASLGLFAYPALMAADILIYQTTHVPVGEDQKQHVELTRDIAAKFNHDYGVNFFPMTEPVIEGAATRVMSLRDGSKKMSKSDPSDMARINMTDDADTIANKIRKARTDADALPCEPKGLDDRPEARNLVNIFAALSDQSIDQVLADVGGKQFSEFKPMLSDLAVAKLSPISTEMARLMQVPDEIDAIIGKGAEKARAIAAPVLKDAYEIVGMIQS, encoded by the coding sequence ATGACCGACGCGACCGAAGCGACCCAGGCGGCTTTCACACCCCGTGCCTTTTCCGGAATCCAACCTTCGGGCGGGCTTACCCTAGGCAATTACCTTGGGGCTATGCGCCGCTTCGTGGACTGGCAGGACCGGGGCCTGAAGGAAGGCTTCGAGACGATCTTCTGCATGGTCGACCTGCATGCGATCACCGTCTGGCAGGACCCGGACGCCCTGCGTCGCCAGACCCGCGAACTGGCCGCCGGCTATATCGCCTCGGGCCTCGACCCGGCCAAGTCGATCCTGTTCAATCAGAGCCAGGTGCCAGAACATGCCCAGCTTGCCTGGATCTTCAACTGCGTCGCCCGCGTGGGCTGGATGCAGCGGATGACCCAGTGGAAGGACAAGGCGGGCAAGAACCAGCAGAATGCCTCGCTGGGGCTGTTTGCCTATCCCGCGCTGATGGCCGCCGACATCCTGATCTATCAGACCACCCATGTGCCGGTGGGCGAGGATCAGAAACAGCATGTCGAACTGACCCGCGACATCGCCGCCAAGTTCAACCACGACTACGGGGTGAACTTCTTTCCGATGACCGAACCGGTGATCGAAGGGGCGGCGACCCGTGTCATGTCGCTGCGGGACGGCAGCAAGAAGATGTCGAAATCCGACCCCTCGGACATGGCGCGGATCAACATGACCGACGACGCCGATACAATCGCGAACAAGATCCGCAAGGCCCGCACCGATGCCGATGCCCTGCCCTGCGAACCCAAGGGGCTCGATGACCGTCCCGAGGCGCGCAACCTGGTGAACATCTTCGCGGCCCTGTCGGATCAGAGCATCGACCAGGTGCTGGCCGATGTCGGCGGCAAGCAGTTCTCGGAGTTCAAACCGATGCTGTCGGACCTGGCCGTGGCCAAATTGTCGCCGATCTCGACCGAGATGGCGCGGCTGATGCAGGTCCCGGACGAGATCGACGCGATCATCGGAAAGGGCGCCGAAAAGGCCCGCGCCATCGCCGCGCCGGTCCTGAAGGACGCCTACGAAATCGTCGGCATGATCCAGAGCTGA